The segment TGTCCGCTCGACGCCGAATCCGGTGCGCCTGCCGGGGGATCGCCAGATGCCGTCAGGCGATGGCTGGCGGATGCCGACCCGGCCGCGCTGATGGACCTGGCCGTGTCCGATCTTCGCGCGGTCTATGGCCGCGAATTCTGGCGCCATGCGGACGCCGTCGAGATCACGGCACGCGGCCACGCGATGGCCACGCCGGTGCCGGGCTTTCTGGGCAACGCGGGCATCCGTGCGTTGCGTGAGACCGACGGCCGCATCCTGTTTGCCCACGCCGACCTGAGCGGACTCTCCGTGTTCGAGGAAGCGGCATGGTGGGGCACACGCGCCGCGCTGAGAATCGTCGGATAGTGACGCCGGGGTGGGGACGACCGTCTGCGCCGGCCCCTGCCATCCTGTAGAATCGACGCCAGTCTTTTTGTCTTTTGCGTCACCCGCGCCCCGACTCCTCGTGCAACCGTTCCGGTTACTGCTGATGATTGTGCTGCTTGCCTTCCTGCCGTTGCAGGCATGGGCAGGTCTCGGCACGTCCGCGGCAGGCGTCGGCATGGTGCAGGTGCCTCAGACGGCCGATGTCTCCGACGTCGCTCGGGCCACGCTCGCCGTGGCGACCGATGCTTCCGCTATCGCCGATGTTGGCGATCCCGGTGATATGCCGGCGCCCACGACTCAAGAGTCCTCCCACCCTGCCGATAATGCGGAACCGTCGTCACCGGGCGCGGATTTCGCCGAGCAGTTGTTGCCCGCGCCGCTTCCGCGCATGGCAACCGCAACCGGCCGTGGCGCGGTGCCGCAGTACGCCCGCATCGCCCTGCCGGACCCCGACCTGCCTCTGCTGCCGCGCCCGCCGCGCGGCTGATCCCGCTTTCGCGCGAAGGTTGCTTCGCGCGCACCTTTATCGCGCAGTTCGCATCCAGCGGGCCGCGCGCTTGCGGCCCGTCCGCGTTCTTCCTAGTCTCGCCCCACATCCATGAAACGTATCTTTCTGTTCCTGGCGACCAACCTCGCCGTCATGCTTGTCCTCAGTGTCACGGCCAGCCTGCTGGGCGTGAATCGCTTCCTGACCTCGAACGGCCTCAACCTCGGAATGTTGCTGGCATTCGCGGCGTTGATGGGCTTCGGTGGCTCGTTCATCTCGTTGCTGATGTCCAAGACCATCGCCAAGTGGTCGACCGGCGCCCAGGTCATCACCCACCCGAGCACCAGCACGGAGCTCTGGCTCGTGCAGACCGTCGAGAAGCTGGCCACGCGCGCCGGCCTGCCGATGCCAGAGGTGGCGATCTACGATGGCGAGCCCAACGCATTCGCTACCGGCGCGTCGAAGAGCAGCTCGCTGGTGGCTGTGTCCACGGGCCTGCTGCAGTCGATGTCGCACGACGAGGTCGAGGCCGTGCTCGCGCACGAAGTGGCCCACATCGCCAATGGCGACATGGTCACGCTGACGTTGATTCAAGGCGTGGTGAACACGTTCGTGATCTTCATGGCACGCGTGGTCGGCTACTTCGTCGATTCGTGGCTGCGCCGCAATGACGAGGAGTCGAGCGGCCCCGGTATCGGCTACATGGTCACCGTGGTGGTCTGCGAGATCGTCTTCGGCATCCTGGCCAGCGTCATCGTCGCCACGTTCTCGCGTCATCGCGAATATCGTGCCGACGCCGGCGCGGCGAAGCTGCTCGGCACGCCGAGCCCGATGGTGGCGGCATTGCGCCGCCTGGGTGGTCTGGACGCCGACGGCCTGCCGCAGAACATGCAGGCGATGGGTATCTCGGGCGGCAAGTCGTGGCTGGCGCTGTTTGCAAGCCACCCGCCGATCGAATCGCGCATCGCGGCCCTGCAAGGCACCCGCTAAGCCCCGCAGAGCGCTGGTGGCTACGCAGCCGCCAGCGCCACTGCCTGCCCTTCCCCGCGGAATGCCGCCCGGTATCGCTCGGGCGTCGTCTGCACATGGCGCTGGAATGCCTGACGCATGACATCGGCATTACCGAATCCGGTGACATGCGCGATGGCTTCCAGCCGCCGATCGCCCCCTTCCAGCAGACGCCGCACCGCTTCCACGCGAAGCCGCTCGACATAGCGCGCTGGCGTGTCTCCCACCTGCTTCACGAAGACCCGCGCAAAATTGCGCGGACTCATCGCCACCTGCTCCGCCAGCACGCCGACCGACAGGTCCCGGCCGAGGTTATCGGCAATCCATGTCTGCAACGCTCGCAGTTCAGGGCTTTGCGCCGCTTGCGCCCGCAGCACCGTCGAAAACTGCGCCTGATTGCCCGGACGCCGGAGGAACAGCACCAGATCCCGCGCGACGTCCAGCGACACCGTGTGGCCCAGGTCTTCCTCGACCAGTGCGAGCGACAGGTCCATGCCAGCCGAGACGCCGGCCGAGGTATAAAAGCGACCCGCGCGAATCCAGATCGGATCGGCATCGACGTCCAGTTCCGGGTGCCGATGGGCCAGCCGCTCGGCATGACGCCAGTGAGTGGTCACGCGCTGCGCGTCGAGCAGCCCCGTACCGGCCAGCACGAACGCCCCGGTGCAAACCGCGCCCATCCGCCGCACCTGCGTCGCCTGCGTGCGTAGCCAGCCGATCAGCTGCTCGTCCTCGGCGGCCCGTGCATGGCCCGAGCCGCCCGAGATCAGCAGCGTGTCGATCGGTCTGCCCACCTGCTCGACGATGCGGTGGTACGGCGCGTCCGCCAATATGCGCAGACCGCTCTCCGTACGCACGATGGCATCGTCGCTGACGCTGACCACGTGCAGGTCGTAGGGCGGCGACTCACGGCCGCACAGCTTGTTGGCGGCACCGAACACGGCGGTCGGCCCGGTGACGTCGAGTTCCTGCGCAGGATCGGGCGCGACGATGACGACAACGCGCGGCGGTTCGGGGGCTGGGTGCATGGCTGGGCAAGTGATTGGGCGCGGATGCGCCGATCATACGCCCGCCGCCGACGGCGCCAGCCGCTCCTGACGCTGCCACGCCAGCGTCACGGCAAGAGCCACCGCCAATGCCGGCAGCACCGCCAGGTTCACGCCCTGCCAACCCCACTGGTTCAACACCTGCCCCGCCGCCAGTGTGGCCAGCGCGGTCAGCGCGGCTGCGGAAAACTCGCTGGCCGCCTGCGTCCGTGCCCGCTCCGCCGGGCGGTAGCTGCTGGTCAGCAGCGTCGTGCCGCCGACGAACATGAAGTTCCACCCCACGCCCAGACAAAGCAGGGCGAGATAGAAGGCCGGCAGCGTGGTCGAGCACAGCGCGACGATGGCCGCGAGCGCCGACAACGCGATGCCGCTCACCAGCATCACCGGATTGCCGAAGCGCTGCAGCAGCCAGCCGGAGAAGAACGATGGCGCATACATGCCGACCAGGTGCCATTCGATGATCTGGGCGCCCTGCTTGATCGTGTGCTGGCACGCCACGGCCGCGATCGGCGTGGCCGTCATCATGAACATCATCACGGCGTTGCCGATACCGTTGTTCGCAAACGATGCCAGGAACACAGGCTGGCGAAAGATCTCGCCGAGCGGCCGGGCCGGAAGGTTATCCACAGCCGCCGCAGCGTGCGCCGTTGCCGGTGGTTCCCGATAGGCCAGCGCCAGCACGGCCACGGATAGCGCGCCGAACACGGCAACTACCGCGTAGGAGCCGGCAAACGGCAGCGGCTGCATCATGTCAGCGCTCCAGGCCGCGATCGCGGGGCCACACACCGCCGCCACTACCCCACCGGTCAGCACGGCCGATATCGCACGCGGCTTCTCGGCAAGCGGCGCGGCATCGGCAGCGGCCAGGCGATAGAAGCGCGCGAATGCCTGGAACACTCCGACCAGCGCCGTACCGAGACAAAACAACACGAAGTCGTGCCGCCAGATCGCCAGCACCGAAACCAGACCACCGGCCATGCAGGCCAGTCCGCCGAGGCAGAACGCCGGGCGTCGGCCAAGTCGCTCGATCAGGAAAGCCGCGGCGATGGCGGTCAGCGCCGATGCCACGGTAATCAGCGCGAATGGCAGCGTGGCCAGCGCCTTGTTCGGCGCGAGGGTGTAGCCGACCAGCCCCGTCAGCGTCAGGTCGACGGACAGCGCCGAGGTATAGAGTGCCTGGCACAGCGCCAACACGCGCGCCTGCCGCAATGCGTGGGAAGCCATCGCGTCTCCGATGTGGAAATGGGGATGGCACCCAGCGTACGGGTCGGCATGGCCGTCCGACTGACAACGTTCAGCGGATTTCTGCCAATCGGGAACTCAGCGGCTCAGTTGAAGACATCCTGCCGATAGCGGCCCTGCGCGACGAGACCGCCAAACCAGTCGGACGCCGCCTTATCGGTCATGCCACCCTGCGCCATGCCGATCTCGATCAGTGTCTGGCGTACCGCTGGCGCCATGCGGCGGCCATCGCCGCAGACGTAGATCGTCGCGCCGTCCCGTACCTGCGCCCAGACCTGCTCGCGCCGCTGCCAGAGCAGATCCTGCACATAGCGCGGTGCATCCGGCACGACTGAGTACGCCGGGTGAACCTCCACCACACCCTGCCCGGCCCAGCGTTCGATGTCCTCGCGATAGAGCCAGTCATGTTGCGGATGGCGGCAGCCGAAGTAGAGCTGCGCCGGCGTCACCGCATTGCCCGCCATCTTCCGCAACGCGCGTTCCTCCAGGAATCCGCGGAACGGCGCGATGCCGGTGCCCGGACCGATCAGCAGCATTGGCGCCGCCGGGTCGGGGTCCGGGGCGAACGGCGGATTCGGCGTGCGAATCGACGCGGATACCCGCGCGCCGGGCGGCAGATGCTGGAGCCACGTCGACGCCACGCCACGGAACTGCCCGCGCCCGGACAACGCCGGCGCGCAGACGGTGCCGACCAGTAGCGTCGCCACATCGGGCGATACCAGCGGCGAC is part of the Cupriavidus metallidurans CH34 genome and harbors:
- the htpX gene encoding protease HtpX; its protein translation is MKRIFLFLATNLAVMLVLSVTASLLGVNRFLTSNGLNLGMLLAFAALMGFGGSFISLLMSKTIAKWSTGAQVITHPSTSTELWLVQTVEKLATRAGLPMPEVAIYDGEPNAFATGASKSSSLVAVSTGLLQSMSHDEVEAVLAHEVAHIANGDMVTLTLIQGVVNTFVIFMARVVGYFVDSWLRRNDEESSGPGIGYMVTVVVCEIVFGILASVIVATFSRHREYRADAGAAKLLGTPSPMVAALRRLGGLDADGLPQNMQAMGISGGKSWLALFASHPPIESRIAALQGTR
- a CDS encoding GlxA family transcriptional regulator produces the protein MHPAPEPPRVVVIVAPDPAQELDVTGPTAVFGAANKLCGRESPPYDLHVVSVSDDAIVRTESGLRILADAPYHRIVEQVGRPIDTLLISGGSGHARAAEDEQLIGWLRTQATQVRRMGAVCTGAFVLAGTGLLDAQRVTTHWRHAERLAHRHPELDVDADPIWIRAGRFYTSAGVSAGMDLSLALVEEDLGHTVSLDVARDLVLFLRRPGNQAQFSTVLRAQAAQSPELRALQTWIADNLGRDLSVGVLAEQVAMSPRNFARVFVKQVGDTPARYVERLRVEAVRRLLEGGDRRLEAIAHVTGFGNADVMRQAFQRHVQTTPERYRAAFRGEGQAVALAAA
- a CDS encoding MFS transporter, with amino-acid sequence MASHALRQARVLALCQALYTSALSVDLTLTGLVGYTLAPNKALATLPFALITVASALTAIAAAFLIERLGRRPAFCLGGLACMAGGLVSVLAIWRHDFVLFCLGTALVGVFQAFARFYRLAAADAAPLAEKPRAISAVLTGGVVAAVCGPAIAAWSADMMQPLPFAGSYAVVAVFGALSVAVLALAYREPPATAHAAAAVDNLPARPLGEIFRQPVFLASFANNGIGNAVMMFMMTATPIAAVACQHTIKQGAQIIEWHLVGMYAPSFFSGWLLQRFGNPVMLVSGIALSALAAIVALCSTTLPAFYLALLCLGVGWNFMFVGGTTLLTSSYRPAERARTQAASEFSAAALTALATLAAGQVLNQWGWQGVNLAVLPALAVALAVTLAWQRQERLAPSAAGV